One Octopus sinensis linkage group LG11, ASM634580v1, whole genome shotgun sequence genomic window carries:
- the LOC118765383 gene encoding adenosine receptor A2a-like, translating into MDFINATANLTNKNYQTVNLSYHNFIFLTVNLLLAPFIIGGNFVVIRCIATFPRLHTVSNIFVSSLAVADLFVGLLVIPFYSMHYLELEGFAESKYTCLFKYVFIIASCGSSIFNLSAIAFERFVAVTFPFRYVTLITHKTAKVIIALLWIYVSVLSLTPLFGLNTWRPDVHCDFYQVLPRAYIVWASFTTVSFGIISITLFYILTYREIRKMPPPPMIQSKEAISQKKNIRATYVMCVVSVTFLVFWLPYLIAGPLVYIPSLDKHSIELIKNYALSLGISNSVINPFLYGCLRRDFAEVFRKYFSLPCLKRKRRSVGPGSNGPTENSFPLSEN; encoded by the coding sequence ATGGATTTCATTAACGCAACTGCAAACCTAACCAACAAAAACTACCAAACGGTCAACTTGTCATatcataattttatattcttaacgGTAAATCTGCTACTGGCACCATTCATAATTGGAGGAAACTTCGTGGTTATCAGATGCATCGCTACATTTCCTCGTCTACACACCGTCTCCAACATATTTGTGTCCAGTCTGGCTGTAGCTGATCTTTTTGTCGGACTTCTTGTGATTCCATTCTATTCGATGCATTATTTGGAACTGGAAGGTTTCGCTGAGAGCAAATACACATGTCTTTTTAAATACGTTTTTATCATAGCCTCTTGCGGATCGTCCATATTCAATCTTTCCGCCATAGCATTTGAACGTTTCGTAGCAGTTACTTTTCCATTTCGTTATGTCACTTTGATCACGCACAAAACGGCCAAAGTAATTATTGCTCTTTTGTGGATATACGTCTCCGTCCTCAGCTTAACTCCTCTGTTCGGTTTGAATACCTGGCGACCGGACGTCCACTGCGATTTTTATCAAGTACTTCCAAGGGCCTACATCGTATGGGCTTCTTTTACGACGGTATCCTTTGGCATAATATCCATCACTTTGTTCTACATCCTAACCTACAGAGAAATACGTAAGATGCCACCACCGCCAATGATTCAATCGAAAGAAGCTATATCTCAAAAGAAAAACATACGAGCTACTTATGTGATGTGCGTCGTGTCGGTGACCTTTCTGGTCTTCTGGTTGCCTTATCTTATCGCTGGACCACTCGTATATATACCATCTCTTGACAAACACAGCATTGAACTGATCAAAAACTATGCCCTTTCTTTGGGTATCAGTAACTCTGTTATTAATCCATTTTTATACGGGTGTTTACGGAGAGACTTCGCTGAAGTTTTCAGGAAGTACTTCTCTCTGCCGTGTCTGAAACGAAAACGCAGAAGCGTGGGTCCAGGTTCAAACGGACCGACTGAAAACAGTTTTCCCTTATCTGAAAACTAG